Part of the Ruegeria sp. TM1040 genome, TGCGCTACGACGGAAATATGGCGGCAATTCGGTTGTTGCTCAGAACTCCTTATACAGTTCTATGACCTTGAATGGTGCGATTGTGGCAAAGCGGCTCGGATTACCCGTCTACGAAAGCCACCCCAAGCTGTTGCTTCGCGTATCTAGCGAGAATGGGATCCGCGAGATCTATGACGACGCAGTGTCCGCCACGGAAGCAGATCATGAGGGGGACGCTATCGTAGCGGCTTGGTGCGCAGCCATGGGACATAGTCGCAAATGGGCCGTTGATCTCTATATGGACGTTGAAGATGACATAGAACTCGTGGTGCCGGAAGCTCGCTACCCTTGGTTTGAGAAGATCTGACGCGAGTCAGCCCATTGCATCATTAGGCTAGCGCACGAGATTGTCGCGTCCGGCCCTTAGCCGACATTCACGCTAGGCGCGGCCAATAACCGGTATCAGCCCATTATGACATTCGTCCATGCCGCAGCGAAGGGGATGCTGCGAGTACGAAGGGCTTCCCCAAAGCAGACCTTCAAGCTTGCACAGTTGACCCAGACGGTGCTGCATCCGGCTTCAAGGTCAGCGAAGCGCAGAGAATGATCTTTGCAAAGTCGCAGTGACCAGCCAGGCCCGCAGAGGTTACCGGCCCAAAGCTGACCTTGACATGGGAAACGAAAGCTGCGGTGCAGCTTCCCAAAAGCGGACAAATACCAAATGACAAGGCAGAGTTGTCATCGAACAAGCTTAAGCTGTAGCCTGGCGAGAATATGTGGGAGGCTGACTTGGACGAAGAAATCGCAAATTTCATGCTTTTG contains:
- a CDS encoding DUF429 domain-containing protein — protein: MTVFLGYDPGGKGKNGVAAIRVISDEPEVVAKATVRDAAEALSWLEDYAKTAVALGIDTLLAWSPKGGRACDDALRRKYGGNSVVAQNSLYSSMTLNGAIVAKRLGLPVYESHPKLLLRVSSENGIREIYDDAVSATEADHEGDAIVAAWCAAMGHSRKWAVDLYMDVEDDIELVVPEARYPWFEKI